A genomic stretch from Chitinophaga agri includes:
- a CDS encoding bifunctional aconitate hydratase 2/2-methylisocitrate dehydratase, with translation MSRYNEYLKEIEERRGQDLHPKPIDGAELLSEIIAQIKDEGNVHRKDSLNFFIYNVLPGTTSAAGVKAKFLKEIILGTSKVAEITPAFAFELLSHMKGGPSIEVLLDLALGNDIAIAKEAAKVLKTQVFLYDADTDRLKEAFKNENPIAREIIESYAQAEFFTKLPDVPEEIKVVTFIAGEGDISTDLLSPGNQAHSRSDRELHGKCMITPQAQAEIKALQAQHPDKSVMLIAEKGTMGVGSSRMSGVNNVALWTGKQASPYVPFVNIAPIVGGTNGISPIFLTTVDVTGGIGIDLKNWVKKLDENGKLVRNDKGEHILEEVYSVATGTVLTINTKKKKLYNGDKELIDISKALTPQKMEFIKAGGSYAIVFGKKIQTIAAKLLGIDIPPVFAQPKEISHEGQGLTAVEKIFNKNAVGTTPGKLLHAGSDVRVEVNIVGSQDTTGLMTAQELESMAATVISPIVDGAYQSGCHTASVWDKKAQANIPKLMKFMNEFGLITARDPKGEYHSMTDVIHKVLNDITVDEWAIIIGGDSHTRMSKGVAFGADSGTVALALATGEASMPIPESVKVTFKGQMKEHMDFRDVVHATQAQMLQKFAGENVFQGRVIEVHIGTLPSDQAFTFTDWTAEMKAKASICISEDDTLIQSLEIAKGRIQIMIDKGMDNSRQVLQGLINKADKRIAEIKSGEKPALTPDENAKYYAEVVVDLDAIVEPMIADPDVNNDDVAKRYTHDTIRQLSYYGGDKKVDLGFVGSCMVHKGDLKIVSQMLKNLEKQQGKVEFHAPLVVAAPTYNIIDELRAEGDWEILQKYSGFEFNDNAPKATARTEYENMMYLERPGCNLCMGNQEKAAKGDTVLATSTRLFQGRVVEDSERKKGESLLASTPVVVLSAILGRVPNMEEYKTAVAGIDLTKFAPPLKNMVSKDNVAY, from the coding sequence ATGAGCCGTTATAACGAATACCTTAAGGAAATTGAAGAAAGAAGAGGTCAAGATCTTCATCCGAAGCCAATTGATGGAGCGGAATTATTGAGTGAAATCATTGCGCAGATCAAAGACGAGGGAAATGTGCACAGGAAAGATTCTCTCAATTTCTTTATTTATAATGTGTTACCAGGAACTACGAGTGCTGCTGGTGTAAAAGCTAAATTTTTAAAGGAAATCATTCTTGGTACATCTAAAGTAGCAGAAATTACACCTGCTTTTGCCTTTGAGTTATTATCACACATGAAGGGTGGTCCTTCCATTGAAGTGTTACTGGACCTGGCACTGGGTAATGATATCGCTATTGCGAAAGAAGCTGCAAAAGTGCTTAAAACGCAGGTTTTCCTTTATGATGCGGACACCGACCGCCTGAAAGAGGCATTCAAAAATGAAAATCCAATTGCAAGAGAAATTATTGAAAGTTACGCACAGGCTGAGTTTTTCACAAAACTGCCGGATGTACCTGAAGAAATCAAGGTAGTAACTTTTATTGCTGGTGAAGGTGATATCTCGACTGACCTGCTCTCTCCGGGTAACCAGGCGCACTCCAGATCAGACCGTGAGCTGCATGGTAAATGCATGATCACTCCTCAGGCGCAGGCCGAGATCAAAGCACTGCAGGCGCAACACCCTGACAAGAGCGTGATGCTGATCGCAGAGAAAGGTACGATGGGTGTGGGTTCATCCAGGATGTCCGGTGTAAATAACGTGGCACTCTGGACCGGCAAACAGGCAAGTCCTTATGTTCCATTTGTGAACATTGCGCCTATCGTTGGTGGTACAAACGGTATCTCTCCTATTTTCCTTACGACTGTTGATGTTACGGGTGGTATCGGTATTGACCTCAAGAACTGGGTGAAAAAATTAGATGAAAATGGTAAGCTTGTCCGCAATGACAAAGGCGAACATATTCTCGAGGAAGTTTATTCTGTTGCTACCGGCACTGTGCTGACAATCAACACCAAAAAGAAGAAACTTTATAATGGCGATAAAGAGCTGATAGACATTTCCAAGGCACTGACGCCTCAGAAAATGGAGTTTATCAAAGCTGGCGGATCGTATGCTATCGTATTCGGTAAAAAGATCCAGACCATAGCGGCTAAGCTGCTTGGCATTGATATTCCACCTGTATTTGCTCAGCCAAAAGAAATCTCTCACGAAGGTCAGGGTCTGACAGCAGTAGAGAAGATCTTCAATAAAAACGCAGTTGGTACCACTCCAGGTAAATTACTTCACGCAGGTTCAGACGTTCGTGTAGAAGTAAATATCGTAGGTTCTCAGGATACGACCGGTCTGATGACTGCTCAGGAACTGGAATCTATGGCGGCAACTGTGATCTCTCCGATAGTTGACGGTGCTTACCAGTCAGGTTGTCACACTGCTTCCGTATGGGATAAGAAAGCACAGGCAAACATTCCAAAACTCATGAAGTTCATGAACGAGTTTGGATTGATCACTGCCCGCGACCCGAAAGGTGAATACCATTCTATGACAGACGTTATCCACAAGGTATTGAACGATATCACAGTGGATGAGTGGGCCATCATTATAGGTGGTGACTCTCACACCAGGATGTCAAAAGGTGTTGCATTTGGTGCTGACTCCGGAACCGTTGCGCTGGCGCTGGCTACAGGTGAGGCATCGATGCCGATTCCTGAATCCGTGAAAGTAACCTTCAAAGGACAAATGAAGGAGCACATGGATTTCCGTGATGTTGTACATGCTACACAAGCACAGATGCTCCAGAAATTTGCTGGTGAAAACGTTTTCCAGGGCAGAGTCATTGAAGTGCATATCGGTACACTGCCTTCTGACCAGGCATTCACCTTTACTGACTGGACTGCAGAAATGAAAGCAAAAGCTTCTATCTGTATTTCCGAAGATGATACCCTGATCCAATCACTGGAAATTGCCAAAGGCAGAATCCAGATCATGATCGACAAGGGCATGGACAACAGCAGACAGGTTCTTCAGGGACTGATCAATAAAGCTGATAAGAGAATTGCCGAAATTAAATCGGGCGAAAAACCGGCTTTAACACCAGACGAAAATGCTAAGTATTACGCTGAAGTGGTAGTTGATCTGGATGCAATCGTTGAACCAATGATCGCTGACCCGGATGTTAACAACGACGACGTTGCTAAACGTTACACGCACGATACCATTCGTCAGCTTTCCTACTATGGTGGCGATAAAAAAGTGGACCTCGGCTTCGTAGGATCCTGTATGGTACACAAAGGTGACCTGAAAATTGTTTCTCAGATGCTGAAAAATCTGGAAAAACAACAAGGTAAGGTTGAATTCCATGCGCCACTGGTAGTAGCAGCTCCTACTTACAATATCATCGATGAACTGCGGGCAGAGGGAGATTGGGAGATCTTACAGAAATACTCTGGCTTTGAATTCAACGATAATGCGCCGAAAGCTACTGCACGTACAGAATATGAGAATATGATGTACCTCGAGCGCCCGGGTTGTAACCTTTGTATGGGTAACCAGGAAAAAGCAGCGAAAGGAGATACTGTACTGGCTACTTCAACCCGTCTGTTCCAGGGTAGGGTTGTAGAAGATTCTGAGCGTAAAAAAGGTGAATCTCTGCTGGCTTCTACACCGGTAGTTGTTCTCTCTGCCATCCTCGGAAGAGTACCTAATATGGAAGAGTATAAAACTGCAGTAGCCGGTATAGATCTGACTAAATTTGCGCCTCCACTGAAAAATATGGTGAGCAAAGACAATGTTGCATACTAA